A DNA window from Schistocerca gregaria isolate iqSchGreg1 chromosome 2, iqSchGreg1.2, whole genome shotgun sequence contains the following coding sequences:
- the LOC126335369 gene encoding uncharacterized protein LOC126335369 isoform X2 — protein sequence MLKTGITCRECNNSFHFRCAKIDSSVKENNEFTTSWNCIQCCLKNSGKITNAKSCDCKCEFSAFVEDLIREIQCLKAEVTSLNKKVNEIDRQCLLNGSRPKSKTKECFPTIVTQNRYQILDEIPMAEVAALKSVQTKNNRSNCKKIASDNFKKRQVPNSCINANLVSEHKQIVQCNDSEVRERNDSVIHENVCKKLFQNGSRSEKNQKYKKGRILIYGDSHGREIAQNIVNIQDDFTTVAHIQPGAPLSAVVKPCVQDSESFSANDYVVIIGGTNDVAKNQANDAIRHMKITLVFPF from the coding sequence atgttgaaaactggaATCACATGCAGGGAATGCAACAATTCGTTTCATTTTCGATGTGCTAAAATTGACTCATCAGTGAAAGAAAACAACGAATTTACGACAAGCTGGAACTGCATTCAGTGCTGCCTTAAAAACTCAGGTAAAATTacaaatgcaaaaagttgtgacTGTAAGTGCGAATTCTCAGCATTTGTTGAAGATTTAATACGTGAAATTCAGTGTTTAAAAGCTGAGGTTACATCACTAAATAAAAAGGTGAACGAAATTGATCGGCAGTGCCTGTTGAACGGTAGTAGGCCTAAATCAAAAACAAAGGAATGCTTTCCGACTATTGTAACTCAAAACAGGTATCAGATTCTTGACGAAATACCGATggcggaagttgcagcattaaaatccGTGCAAACTAAAAACAACCgttcaaactgtaaaaaaattgccaGTGATAATTTCAAAAAACGCCAAGTCCCAAACTCATGTATTAATGCTAACCTAGTGAGTGAACATAAACAAATAGTTCAATGTAACGACAGTGAAGTCCGTGAAAGAAATGACAGTGTAATCCATGAAAATGTATGCAAGAAACTATTCCAAAACGGCAGTAGAAGCGAGAAGAACCAGAAGTACAAGAAGGGCCGAATTCTTATATATGGGGACAGTCATGGTCGCGAAATAGCTCAAAACATCGTGAATATCCAAGACGATTTTACAACTGTGGCTCACATTCAACCTGGTGCACCTCTTTCTGCTGTGGTGAAGCCGTGTGTGCAAGATAGTGAATCTTTCTCAGCAAATGATTATGTCGTTATCATCGGTGGTACAAATGATGTGGCTAAAAACCAAGCAAATGACGCTATCAGGCACATGAAAATAACACTCG